The window CGTCCATGCGCGGGAAGCGCCCCGCCTTGGGGGACCCCGGGTCCGTGGAGAGGGATCTTCATGTCCGAATGTGCCGACACCACGCGCGGCAGCGCCCGGAAGACGCGTACGACGGCGGTCCTCGCCGGGGCGGCGCTGCTCGCCCCGCTGGGCCTCCTGGCCCTCACCGGCACCGCCTCGGCGGCCGACAGCGGAGTGTGGGACCGCATCGCCAAGTGCGAGAGCGGCGGTGACTGGCACATCAACACCGGCAACGGCTACTACGGCGGACTCCAGTTCGCCGCCTCCACCTGGCGCGCGTACGGCGGAACCGCCTACGCGGCGACCGCGGACCGGGCCTCCCGGGCCCAGCAGATCGCGGTGGCCACCAAGGTCCAGCGTGCCCAGGGTTGGGGAGCGTGGCCCACCTGCTCCCGTCGCGCCGGCGCGGCCGGCAGCGCTCCCGGCGCACCCTCCGCCGACGCGGCCGCGACCGGATCGACCCGGCGGGTCACCCCCGCGCGCCCGCAGAAGTCCGTCGAGGCGGCCCCGTCGCGGCCCGTCGGACACGCGGACCGGGGTTCGTCCCGCGGCGACTACACCGTCCGGCAGGGCGACACGCTGAGCGGGATCGCCGCCCGGTACGGGACCACCTGGCGGCAGGTCTACGCGGCCAACAAGGCCGTCATCGGCGGCGACCCCGACATGATCGTGCCGGGCCGGCGCCTCGACCTCTGACCCCGCCACCCGCAGGTCCGCCCTCCCGCCGGGCGAGTTCGGCCGCCTCGCCGCCGAACGCCAGACTCCCGCGCCGCAGTTCGTACACCAGGACGCCCGGTACACCGCGCAGCTCAGGCGGCAGGCGCTGTTCGGCGACGACCACACACGCGTCGAGGCGGCTCAGCAGTGCGTACGTGCGGGCCGCGACGGCCGGTGACATGCCCTGGGTGGGTTCGTCGACGAGGACGACCCGCCCGGGGGCCGACAGGGCACGGGCGAGGGCGAGCATGCGCTGCTCTCCCCCGGAGAGGGTGCCGGCGCGGCGGGGGAGCAGGGCTTCCAGCCGTGGGTAGGCGTCCAGGGCGTACGAGAGGTCCCGCGCGGCCAGTTCGAGGTTCTCGCGCACGGTGAGCGAACCGAAGACGGCCCGCCGCTCGGGCACGAGGACGAGACCCCGCCGGGCCCGCTCGTACGCCGGCGTCCGCGTGACGTCGGCCCCGTCCCACACGACGGCGCCGCCGGAGAGCGGGACCGTGCCGGCGAGGGCCCGCAGCGCCGTCGTACGGCCTGAGCCGTTGCGGCCGAGCAGCACGGTGAGGCCGGGGCCCGGGGCGGCGAGGGTGACGCCGTGCAGGGCCTCCAGGGGGCCGTAGCGGACGCGGGCGTGGCGGAGGGCGAGGAGGGTCATCGGTCCACCGCCGGGTCGAGCGGGTCGAACGTGCCCGGTGTGCGCAGGACATGATCGGCGGGGCCGGAGGTGACGATCCGGCCCGCCGCCATGACGTGCACGACGTCCGCGAGGTCCGCGACGAGGTCGAGGTCGTGCTCGACGACCAGCAGTGCCATGCCGTCGTCCGCGAGGGCCCGTAGCACCCGGGCCAGGGCGGCCACCTCGGCCGTGTCGAGTCCGGCGGCGGGTTCGTCGAGCAGCAGCACACGCGGGCCGCCGGCGAGGGCCCGCGCCAGCTCGACCCGCCGCAGCGTCCCGGTCGGCAGTCCGGCCGCCGGCGCCGTCCGCACCGCCCCGTCCAGCCCGAACAGCCGCAACACCCGCTCCACGGCCGCCGGATCGGCGCGCCGCCCCTGCTCGGCGCCCACCCGTACGTTCTCCGCCACGGTCGACGAGGGGAAGACGGCCGGCTGTTGAAACGTCCGGGCGATGCCGAGCCGGGTGCGGGCGTGCGCCGGCAGCCTCGTGATGTCCCGCCCGCCGAGCCGCACCCGCCCCTGCCCCTGCCGCAGTGTCCCGGCGAGACAGTGGAGGAGAGTGCTCTTCCCGGCGCCGTTGGGCCCCACCACCGCGCTGACCCGACCCGGCGGCACGTCGAGATCGACACCGTCGAGGGCCGCGAGGCCGCCGTGGACCAGACGGAGGCGGCGGGCCCGGAGGAAAAGGGGTGCGGGAGGGGTGCCTGAGCGGTCCGCGGGCTGTGCCGCGCGCCCCTCCGCGCCGCGTTCGGCCCCGGCGGGGCGGAGAGCACCGCCCGAGCGGGGTGGGTGTCCGGCTCCCTGCGCGGGGCGGGGGGTCGCGTACCCGCCCTGGTCCGCCTCCGTCGCGCCCGGTCCGCCCCGGCCCGCCTCGGCCCGGCCGCCCGTCGAGGCCGCCGAGGCCCCGCTCATGCCCCGACCCTCACTCGCGGCGCTCCCGCCGACCGCCATGCCCGCGCGTACCCGTTCCCGGGCCCGTGCCCCCGTCGGCGTCAGCTCGTGACGGTGGTCCGGCCCCGGCCGGAGCCGGGCGAGGGCCGCTCGTACCGCCTCCTGGGGGCCGCCGGGGAAGCGGCCTGCCAGGACGGCCAGGACGCCGATGAGTGCCGCCGCGACGCCGCCCTTCGTGCCCGCGTCCAGACCCACCAGGAGGGCGGCCGCCGCGAGGGCGCCGAGTGTGCTGTCGGCGCCCAGGACGACGATGGCGGCGAACCAGAGGAGGCCGCGGACAGGGTCGTAGGCGCCGGGGTCGAAGGCGCGGACGCCCATGGTGAGCATGCCGCCGCCGAGGGCGGCCAGGGCGGCGCCCGTCACGAACGCCGCCAGCTTCAGCGACGGGACGGGCACGCCCGCCGCCGACGCGCCCGACTCGTGGTCCCGCAGGGCGGCGAGGGCCCGGCCGGTGCGGCCCCGGCGCAGGGCGTGGGTGGCCAGCAGGGCCAGGGACAGCAGCCCCAGCTCC is drawn from Streptomyces bottropensis ATCC 25435 and contains these coding sequences:
- a CDS encoding transglycosylase family protein → MSECADTTRGSARKTRTTAVLAGAALLAPLGLLALTGTASAADSGVWDRIAKCESGGDWHINTGNGYYGGLQFAASTWRAYGGTAYAATADRASRAQQIAVATKVQRAQGWGAWPTCSRRAGAAGSAPGAPSADAAATGSTRRVTPARPQKSVEAAPSRPVGHADRGSSRGDYTVRQGDTLSGIAARYGTTWRQVYAANKAVIGGDPDMIVPGRRLDL
- a CDS encoding ABC transporter ATP-binding protein, with product MTLLALRHARVRYGPLEALHGVTLAAPGPGLTVLLGRNGSGRTTALRALAGTVPLSGGAVVWDGADVTRTPAYERARRGLVLVPERRAVFGSLTVRENLELAARDLSYALDAYPRLEALLPRRAGTLSGGEQRMLALARALSAPGRVVLVDEPTQGMSPAVAARTYALLSRLDACVVVAEQRLPPELRGVPGVLVYELRRGSLAFGGEAAELARREGGPAGGGVRGRGAGPARSCRGRRR
- a CDS encoding ABC transporter permease subunit → MASLTYDLTLAGLSVGSAAALTGIGLIVTYRATGVLNFAHGAIAMVCAYLLRQFTVEWGWPLWLGTLVTLFLVAPALGLALERLVFRPLAVLGGDPAQTLVASIGVFVLLVGGAVLMWGQGARDDVPTVLSADPWGQLAVAVAVAAAVGALTRWTRFGRELRAVVDDRSLAVLGGIDADRVAAAGWAFGSFTAGLTGVLLAPYVRLDPYGLPLLVMEVVAVAVAARMRRVGVAVPVALGIGVAQSQLTRFHPSGRAEPLLQAVGANLFVVALLVAALVLPGVGTREALPRTATARVRTPVGAWIVALALFLIPLGFAGEDLHTAVQVPALGVVLLSLVVVTGRGGQISLGQAAYAGLGALFTALLSAGRLPLLPALPELTALLVAVLLVAPLGLLTGWPAIRRQGLALALATFAVGVGVSRFVLAQPYATSGLTPTRPPGFEGDRAYYVLELGLLSLALLATHALRRGRTGRALAALRDHESGASAAGVPVPSLKLAAFVTGAALAALGGGMLTMGVRAFDPGAYDPVRGLLWFAAIVVLGADSTLGALAAAALLVGLDAGTKGGVAAALIGVLAVLAGRFPGGPQEAVRAALARLRPGPDHRHELTPTGARARERVRAGMAVGGSAASEGRGMSGASAASTGGRAEAGRGGPGATEADQGGYATPRPAQGAGHPPRSGGALRPAGAERGAEGRAAQPADRSGTPPAPLFLRARRLRLVHGGLAALDGVDLDVPPGRVSAVVGPNGAGKSTLLHCLAGTLRQGQGRVRLGGRDITRLPAHARTRLGIARTFQQPAVFPSSTVAENVRVGAEQGRRADPAAVERVLRLFGLDGAVRTAPAAGLPTGTLRRVELARALAGGPRVLLLDEPAAGLDTAEVAALARVLRALADDGMALLVVEHDLDLVADLADVVHVMAAGRIVTSGPADHVLRTPGTFDPLDPAVDR